One window of the Chryseobacterium camelliae genome contains the following:
- a CDS encoding sialate O-acetylesterase — MKTGYFRPFILFKLTFLMVFFSHQLSFGKIKLPDLVGDKMVLQRDVTLNIWGWADQGENITIRFRNETYNTSPDKNGKWSVQLKPQKPGGPFVMEINEITIRDILVGDVWLASGQSNMETPIARLTDRFPEINVSDFNKIRYFKVPTQNSVESVKENIAPGGKWFTGTASEVMNWTAFAYFYALEAYEHTKIPQGMLVSSLGGSAIQSWISQEHLRDFPNDLIDKQALSALNASKLDKGRNLWNQKDFDDANWQKAKVPGKWKDNGIQAKGTVWFRKNFDLPASMDGKFARLYLGVMVDSDSVFVNGTFVGSTSYTYPPRKYDIPGGILKQGKNTIAIQLTSNFGNGEFVADKPYKIVGDGVVVDLTGEWKYNIGQDTSKDEDYKSKLKNLRSTPSGLYNGMIYPIWDYKVRGAIWYQGESNAGQSENYAGLLKNLIENWREVFQWDQMPFLLVQLPNFMEKTSDPNAPSGWAGIREAQFKTSQTVPYTAMSVNYDLGEWNDIHPLNKKDMAKRLFLAARKLVYGEKLVSSGPVFSSMKVENSTIILSFDNIGGGLKSRNGALKHFAIAGSDKKFVWAEAKIKGNKIIVSSKEIKNPVAVRYAWSNNPEDANLENTEGLLASPFRTDDW, encoded by the coding sequence ATGAAAACCGGGTACTTCAGACCATTCATTCTATTTAAACTGACCTTTCTGATGGTTTTTTTCAGTCATCAGCTCTCGTTCGGGAAAATAAAACTTCCGGATCTGGTCGGTGACAAAATGGTTCTGCAGCGTGATGTAACGCTCAACATCTGGGGCTGGGCGGATCAGGGCGAAAATATTACGATCAGATTCCGTAATGAAACCTACAATACTTCACCCGACAAAAACGGAAAATGGTCTGTGCAATTGAAACCGCAGAAACCGGGAGGCCCGTTCGTGATGGAAATTAACGAAATCACGATCCGGGATATTCTCGTGGGCGACGTCTGGCTCGCTTCGGGACAGTCGAATATGGAAACGCCGATTGCCCGGTTAACCGACCGTTTTCCGGAAATCAATGTTTCGGATTTCAATAAAATCCGGTATTTCAAAGTGCCTACCCAGAACAGCGTTGAATCCGTTAAGGAGAATATAGCACCTGGCGGAAAATGGTTTACCGGAACGGCTTCCGAGGTGATGAACTGGACCGCTTTTGCGTATTTCTATGCGCTTGAGGCCTACGAACATACCAAAATTCCGCAAGGTATGTTGGTTTCCAGTCTGGGCGGTTCGGCCATTCAGAGTTGGATCAGCCAGGAGCACCTCAGGGATTTTCCTAATGATCTTATCGACAAACAGGCATTGTCTGCGCTCAATGCTTCCAAACTGGATAAAGGAAGGAATCTTTGGAATCAGAAGGATTTTGATGACGCAAACTGGCAAAAAGCAAAAGTGCCCGGAAAATGGAAAGACAACGGAATCCAGGCCAAAGGGACGGTCTGGTTTAGGAAAAATTTTGACCTTCCGGCTTCTATGGACGGAAAGTTTGCCCGGCTTTACCTCGGCGTGATGGTCGACAGCGATTCGGTTTTCGTGAACGGAACATTTGTAGGTTCGACCTCATATACTTACCCGCCGAGAAAATATGATATTCCGGGCGGCATTTTAAAACAGGGGAAAAATACCATTGCCATCCAGCTTACGTCCAACTTCGGAAACGGTGAATTTGTCGCCGACAAGCCGTATAAAATCGTAGGAGACGGCGTTGTCGTTGATTTGACAGGTGAGTGGAAATACAATATCGGTCAGGATACGAGTAAAGATGAAGACTACAAATCGAAGCTGAAAAACCTTCGGAGCACGCCTTCCGGACTGTACAACGGGATGATTTATCCGATCTGGGATTACAAGGTTCGCGGTGCGATCTGGTACCAGGGCGAAAGCAATGCCGGCCAGTCGGAGAATTATGCCGGTCTGCTGAAAAACCTGATCGAAAACTGGCGGGAAGTATTTCAATGGGACCAGATGCCATTTTTACTGGTTCAGCTTCCCAATTTTATGGAAAAAACAAGCGATCCCAATGCACCAAGCGGATGGGCAGGAATCCGTGAAGCTCAGTTTAAAACCTCACAAACGGTTCCATACACGGCGATGAGCGTGAACTATGATCTCGGGGAATGGAATGACATTCATCCGCTCAATAAAAAAGATATGGCCAAACGCCTGTTTCTGGCTGCCCGCAAACTGGTGTATGGTGAAAAGCTGGTCAGCAGCGGTCCTGTTTTCAGTTCGATGAAAGTGGAAAATTCAACGATTATCCTTTCATTTGACAATATCGGAGGCGGCCTGAAAAGCAGAAACGGAGCACTGAAACATTTTGCCATTGCCGGAAGCGATAAAAAATTTGTCTGGGCCGAAGCAAAAATCAAAGGCAATAAAATAATTGTCAGCAGCAAAGAAATCAAAAACCCGGTGGCCGTCCGGTATGCATGGAGCAATAATCCCGAAGATGCGAATCTTGAAAACACAGAAGGATTGCTGGCATCGCCGTTCAGAACGGATGACTGGTAA
- a CDS encoding glycosyl hydrolase 115 family protein → MKTILNYFSLLIPLVFTTLVKAADPFISFVKAENSVVLKEGNSGLTLFSDSDSDKGILRAVANLQSDFRKVTGIQPNLISQNSGVNGMLIIIGEAGKSKTIDALIKAKKIDGNSLKGKNEKFIIQNISNQFPGVSEAVVIAGSDKRGTIYGIYEMSQQIGVSPWYYWADVPVEKKENVYFKKGIYTDGEPAVEYRGIFLNDEEPSLGSWARATFGGINSKFYEKVFELILRMKGNYIWPAMWGKAFYDDDALSGPLANEMGIVMGTSHHEPMALAQTDWHRYIKRNNLPNIWDYSKNAEVLQKFWRSGLERSKNWEKLVTVGMRGDGDEAMGEGTNIALLEKIVKDQRKIIADVTGKKAERTPQVWALYKEVQDYYDKGMRVPHDVILLFCDDNWGNVRKLPDLSKPLHKGGYGMYYHFDYVGGPRNSKWINISPVQRVWEQMNLSYEHKVDKVWVVNVGDLKPMEFPISFFLDMAWNPKQFNASNLFQYTEKWSAQQFGEKHAKEIAEMINTYAKYNRRVTPETLNWNTYSLENYNEFETVLNDYRALALKALRLKEDIPAEYQDAYYQLVLYPIDACSNLYEMYYAVAKNRELAAKKDPEANKYADQVKQCFERNAYLDNYYNNVMAGGKWQHMMDQMRIGYKTWADGKENIMPEVTYISEADFPKEKIFQEKNGYVSIEAEHFARMHNSDRIHWEVIPDFGKTKSGVTTFPQNAYPKPDENIYLEYDMNFESKGEFEVRLLLAPTLNFNHNKGLCYEISFDGQAPQVVNFNGHYKGELGRWQSEHIIRSITKHQISQSGKHTLRFRVLEPGIVLEKILINTGGLKPSYLGAPESDYTGK, encoded by the coding sequence ATGAAGACGATATTGAATTATTTTTCTCTTTTAATACCGCTGGTTTTTACAACCCTTGTAAAAGCGGCCGATCCTTTTATTTCTTTTGTGAAGGCAGAGAATTCGGTGGTATTGAAGGAAGGCAATTCTGGGCTGACGCTGTTTTCGGACAGCGATTCAGATAAGGGAATTCTTCGCGCAGTGGCGAACCTTCAGTCCGATTTCCGGAAGGTAACCGGCATTCAGCCCAACCTTATTTCCCAAAATTCCGGGGTAAATGGAATGCTCATTATTATTGGTGAAGCTGGAAAAAGCAAAACCATTGATGCATTGATCAAGGCTAAAAAAATCGATGGGAATTCGCTTAAGGGCAAGAATGAGAAATTTATCATCCAGAACATAAGCAATCAGTTTCCCGGCGTTTCCGAAGCGGTGGTCATTGCCGGAAGCGACAAGCGGGGAACCATTTACGGAATCTACGAAATGTCGCAGCAGATCGGCGTTTCGCCCTGGTATTACTGGGCGGATGTTCCGGTTGAGAAAAAGGAAAATGTATACTTTAAAAAAGGGATTTATACCGACGGAGAACCTGCCGTGGAATACCGCGGAATTTTTTTAAACGATGAGGAACCTTCCCTGGGAAGCTGGGCGAGGGCGACTTTCGGAGGGATCAATTCTAAATTTTACGAAAAAGTATTTGAGCTGATCCTGCGGATGAAAGGCAACTACATCTGGCCGGCCATGTGGGGAAAAGCTTTCTATGACGACGATGCTTTAAGCGGACCGCTGGCTAATGAAATGGGCATCGTGATGGGAACTTCACACCACGAACCGATGGCTTTAGCACAAACCGACTGGCACCGGTACATCAAAAGAAACAACCTGCCGAATATCTGGGATTATTCCAAAAACGCTGAGGTTTTGCAGAAATTCTGGAGATCCGGATTGGAAAGAAGCAAAAACTGGGAAAAGCTTGTGACCGTAGGCATGCGTGGCGATGGTGATGAAGCGATGGGAGAGGGCACCAATATTGCCCTGCTGGAAAAAATCGTAAAAGACCAAAGAAAGATTATTGCCGATGTCACCGGAAAAAAAGCGGAAAGAACACCGCAGGTCTGGGCGTTATACAAAGAAGTTCAGGACTATTATGATAAAGGGATGCGCGTACCGCATGATGTGATCCTGTTGTTCTGCGATGACAATTGGGGGAACGTGAGGAAGCTTCCGGATCTTTCCAAACCTTTGCACAAAGGCGGTTACGGGATGTATTACCATTTTGATTACGTAGGTGGACCGAGAAACTCCAAATGGATCAACATCAGTCCGGTCCAGCGCGTTTGGGAACAGATGAACCTTTCCTACGAACATAAGGTCGATAAAGTTTGGGTAGTGAATGTCGGTGACCTGAAACCGATGGAATTCCCGATCAGCTTTTTCCTGGACATGGCCTGGAACCCGAAACAGTTTAATGCGAGTAATTTATTCCAGTACACTGAAAAATGGTCGGCGCAGCAGTTTGGTGAAAAACACGCCAAAGAAATCGCGGAAATGATCAACACCTACGCAAAATACAACCGCCGGGTAACGCCTGAAACCCTGAACTGGAATACCTACAGCCTGGAGAATTACAACGAATTTGAAACGGTTCTCAATGATTACCGGGCTTTGGCCTTGAAAGCACTGCGTCTGAAGGAAGATATTCCGGCAGAATATCAGGACGCGTATTACCAGTTGGTACTGTACCCGATTGATGCGTGCAGCAACCTGTACGAAATGTATTATGCCGTTGCTAAAAACCGGGAACTGGCGGCTAAAAAAGATCCGGAAGCGAATAAATATGCTGATCAGGTAAAACAGTGTTTTGAAAGAAATGCTTATCTGGACAACTATTATAATAATGTGATGGCCGGCGGAAAATGGCAGCACATGATGGACCAGATGCGCATCGGATACAAAACCTGGGCCGACGGAAAAGAAAACATCATGCCTGAAGTGACCTACATTTCCGAAGCGGATTTTCCGAAAGAAAAGATATTTCAGGAGAAGAACGGCTATGTTTCCATAGAAGCGGAACATTTTGCCAGGATGCACAATTCGGACCGGATCCATTGGGAAGTGATTCCTGATTTCGGGAAGACCAAATCCGGCGTGACGACCTTTCCACAGAATGCCTATCCAAAACCGGATGAAAACATCTACCTGGAATACGACATGAATTTTGAATCCAAAGGCGAATTTGAAGTCCGGCTATTACTGGCTCCGACATTGAATTTCAATCACAACAAAGGACTGTGCTACGAAATTTCATTCGACGGGCAAGCGCCGCAGGTGGTGAATTTCAACGGCCATTACAAAGGCGAGCTGGGAAGATGGCAGTCGGAACACATCATCCGATCCATCACCAAACACCAGATCTCCCAGTCAGGAAAACATACGCTCCGTTTCAGGGTGCTGGAACCAGGCATCGTACTGGAGAAGATCCTCATCAATACCGGCGGGCTGAAACCGAGTTATCTCGGTGCGCCGGAAAGTGATTATACCGGAAAATAA